One genomic window of Oncorhynchus clarkii lewisi isolate Uvic-CL-2024 chromosome 5, UVic_Ocla_1.0, whole genome shotgun sequence includes the following:
- the LOC139408441 gene encoding nudC domain-containing protein 3, which produces MASPMEMTELYDNALLGILQHVGNIQNFLQVYFGFLYRKTDFYRLLSTPNDRMGFPPGVAEKMVLKSFRLFEHVAEQDRERQQRELQQRQEARMVPPAVQELELQATEQPEEPRGETTEPDAQRESSDSASGEPSAASCTTSSSQASSSQAPDSIPQPHCSSVAQQSSHGDHAAACSASTDGQVVQQASPDSYNGAVRDTYSWSQDYTDVEVRVHVPKTVVKGRQVCVNMQPGSVRVCLKEEAGETVLMEGELTHKINTENSLWSLEPGCCVVLSLSKSGEVWWSAVLKGEKEIDVNQINRERSMATVDEEEHAVLDRLTFDYHQKLQGKPQSHEMKVHDMLKKGWDAEGSPFKGQQFDPSMFDIPSSAVQM; this is translated from the exons ATGGCGTCGCCCATGGAAATGACAGAGTTGTACGACAACGCTTTGCTTGGAATCTTGCAGCATGTTGGAAACATCCAGAATTTCCTTCAGGTCTACTTCGGCTTCCTGTACCGCAAGACAGACTTTTACCGTCTGCTGTCAACCCCCAACGACCGTATGGGCTTCCCTCCAGGGGTGGCCGAGAAAATGGTCCTAAAG TCCTTCCGTCTGTTTGAGCATGTGGCtgagcaggacagagagaggcaacAGAGGGAGCTGCAGCAGAGACAGGAGGCCAGGATGGTGCCCCCCGCGGTGCAGGAGCTGGAGTTGCAGGCCACTGAGCAGCCAGAGGAGCCGAGGGGGGAGACGACAGAGCCTGATGCCCAGAGAGAGAGCTCTGACTCAGCTTCTGGAGAGCCCAGTGCAGCCTCGTGCACTACCTCCTCCAGCCAAGCCTCTTCCAGCCAAGCTCCAGACTCTATTCCACAGCCCCATTGCAGCAGTGTGGCCCAGCAGTCATCACATGGAGACCATGCAGCAGCCTGTTCAGCATCTACAGA tggtCAGGTGGTGCAACAGGCCAGTCCAGATAGTTACAATGGGGCGGTGAGGGACACCTACAGCTGGTCTCAGGACTACACCGACGTTGAGGTCCGGGTCCACGTTCCCAAGACCGtcgtcaagggcagacag GTGTGTGTGAACATGCAGCCgggcagtgtgcgtgtgtgtttgaaggaggaggcaggagagacgGTCCTGATGGAAGGAGAGCTCACACATAAGATCAACACTGAGAACTCACTATGGAGCCTGGAGCCTGGATGTTGTGTGGTg tTGTCTCTCAGTAAGAGTGGGGAGGTATGGTGGAGTGCTGTGTTGAAAGGGGAGAAGGAGATTGATGTGAACCAGATCAACAGAGAGCGCTCCATGGCCACGGTGGATGAGGAGGAGCATGCCGTGCTGGACAGACTCACCTTCGACTACCACCAGAAACTACAGGGCAAGCCCCAGAGCCACGAGATg AAGGTGCATGACATGCTGAAGAAGGGGTGGGATGCTGAGGGCTCTCCCTTTAAAGGACAACAGTTTGATCCCTCCATGTTCGACATCCCCTCCAGCGCCGTACAGATGTGA
- the LOC139408443 gene encoding glucosamine (N-acetyl)-6-sulfatase (Sanfilippo disease IIID), b, whose translation MASSEARTRQKKRQRTPNGGVRAALFLALFTCTLRCSECEKPSNIVLILADDQDVYLGGMTPMKKTKALIGDVGATFSNAFTATPLCCPSRSSILTGQYPHNHSVRNNSLDGNCSSPLWQKGPETTAFPVYLSKQHYQTFYAGKYLNQYGKKETGNVGYVPPGWDQWHALMGNSQYYNYTLSVNGKEEQHGDNYEKDYLTDLILNRSLHFLDDRSPQRPFFIMLSPPAPHSPWTAAPQYEKNFTDVKAPRDGSFDKPGKDKHWLLRQPSNPMPSTSLNFLDNAYRKRWQTLLSVDDMVEALVKKLEELKELNNTYIFYTSDNGYHTGQFSLPIDKRQLYDFDIRIPLMVRGPGIKPQQTLLAPVLNIDLAPTFLDISGLNLSFVNMDGQSFLSQMAPELRNGTARPYFLVEYTGEGHLDPDPACPKLGPGLSQCFPDCVCEDAYNNTYACVRTLAEHNLQYCEFADTESFVEVYNLTSDPHQLENIVKKVDPTLLQAMNQRLIKLQSCEGDSCRATKI comes from the exons ATGGCAAGTTCGGAGGCAAGAACCAGACAAAAGAAGCGACAACGAACACCGAATGGAGGAGTGCGCGCAGCATTGTTTCTCGCGCTGTTTACCTGCACGCTCAGGTGTTCGGAATGCGAAAAACCGAGCAATATCGTCCTGATTTTAGCGGATGATCAGGATGTGTACCTCGGGGGAATG ACACCTATGAAGAAAACCAAAGCCTTGATTGGAGATGTTGGAGCCACCTTTTCAAATGCT tTTACGGCGACCCCGCTGTGTTGCCCCAGTAGGAGTAGTATCTTAACGGGGCAGTACCCCCATAACCACTCAGTGAGGAACAACTCCCTGGATGGGAACTGCTCCAGCCCTCTGTGGCAGAAAGGACCAGAGACCACGGCCTTCCCTGTCTACCTCAGCAAACAGCATTACCAGACCTTCTACGCCGGGAAGTACCTcaaccag tacgGGAAGAAGGAAACAGGGAATGTTGGCTATGTTCCCCCAGGCTGGGACCAATGGCATGCACTG ATGGGGAACTCTCAGTACTACAACTACACTCTGTCAGTCAACGGTAAAGAGGAGCAGCACGGAGACAATTATGAAAAAGACTACCTCACAGACCTCATA TTGAACAGATCTCTCCATTTCCTGGATGATAGGAGTCCCCAGCGTCCGTTCTTCATCATGTTGTCCCCTCCCGCCCCTCACTCCCCCTGGACCGCCGCCCCTCAGTATGAGAAAAACTTTACAGATGTCAAAGCCCCCCGGGATGGTAGCTTTGACAAACCCGGGAAGGATAAACACTGGTTGTTGCGCCAGCCTAGCAACCCCATGCCCAGCACCTCCCTGAACTTCCTGGATAATGCCTACAGGAAAAG GTGGCAGACCCTGCTGTCAGTGGATGACATGGTGGAGGCGCTGGTCAAGAAACTAGAAGAGCTGAAGGAGCTCAACAACACCTACATCTTCTACACTTCTGACAATGGCTACCACACCG GTCAATTCTCTCTGCCCATTGACAAGAGACAATTGTACGACTTTGATATCAGGATCCCTCTCATGGTACGTGGGCCAGGCATCAAACCCCAACAGACACTCCTG GCCCCGGTGTTGAACATAGACCTGGCTCCCACTTTTCTGGACATCTCAGGACTCAACCtctcctttgttaatatggatgGACAGTCCTTCCTCTCTCAGATG GCCCCTGAGCTGCGTAACGGTACAGCTCGCCCCTACTTCCTGGTAGAGTACACAGGAGAGGGACACCTTGACCCTGACCCCGCTTGCCCTAAACTGGGCCctggtctgtca CAATGTTtcccagactgtgtgtgtgaggatgCCTACAACAACACCTATGCCTGTGTTAGGACCCTGGCTGAACACAACCTGCAGTACTGCGAGTTTGCAGACACTGAG tcattTGTTGAGGTATATAACTTGACCTCTGACCCACACCAATTGGAGAACATTGTTAAGAAGGTTGACCCCACCCTCCTCCAGGCCATGAACCAACGGCTGATCAAGCTGCAGTCATGCGAGGGCGACAGCTGCCGCGCCACCAAGATATAA